The genomic window GACACCCAGCAGCTCACTCTCCCTGTCCCTGAAGACATTCCTCCTGAGCAGCAGGACTGGAGCCCCTGTCAGGGCCAGGAGGACCCAGAGCCCACTcagattaaagaggaacaggaggagtttgggaccagtcaggaggaagagcagcttgaAGGGCTGAAGTCTGATATCAAAGAGTTCATATTCACTCTACCCTGTGTAAAAAGTGACTATGATCAGGACCCTCCTCAGCCCTTATATCTTCCCCAAACCCAGACtatggagaacagagagagggactcTCTTCCCACCAAAACAACTGAACAAGACATCAAAACAGAACCTAATGGAGAGGGCTACAGTGCATCAGAACCAACAAGTGAATCTCAACCCCTCTCTGCAGTATACCCAGACTGCTCTGCAGCTCAGATTGGGAACAGTGAAAGTGACAATGGGGTGGACTGTGGAGGAGTACTGTCAGGGTTACAGCCACTTAAATCAAAGAGAACACCGACAAAGAAAGTACAAAGCTCTATTAAGACCAGGGAAGCCAGTGAGTTGAAAGTTCCATTGAGGGCGGCTCACTCAGGGGAGAGACCACACAGGTGTCCTGTCTGCAGGAAATGCTTTCTGAAAAGTAGCATTTTAAAAGCACATCAGAGAATTCACACTGGGGAGAAACCATATTTCTGTAATGTATGTGGCAAATGCTTCAGTCAGAAGGGAACCCTGACGGAACATATGAGAATTCACACTGGGGAGAAACCATATCAGTGCAAAGATTGTGGCAAATGCTTCAGCCGAATGAGAAACTTGGCAGGCCATATGaggatacacactggagagaaaccatataaGTGCAGTGATTGTGGCAAGTGCTTTAGTCAGAAGATATGCCTGAAAGATCATATGATGACTCACACAGGGGAGAGATCATATAtttccccgcttgtgccatcaaacccctgcaacatATCCAGATCGccgcagcccgcctggtgttcaaccttcccaagttctcccatgtcaccccactcctccgcacactccactggcttccagtcgaagctcacatCATCTTTGAGAccctggtgcttgcctacggagcaggaAGAGGACCTGCCCCTCCCTAACTTCAGGCTATGGTCAAACTCTACACCCCAACccaagcactccgttctgccacctctggtctcttggccctcccacccctacaggagggcagctcccgctcagcccagtccaagctcttctctgtcctggcaccccaatggtggaaccagcttccccctaaGTTCAGTACAGCAGAGTCCCAgcccgaaaacatctgaaaccctacttaaataaccccccccctaaGAGCATAGGTttaatcaccatgcgcaatgtcaagcgtcggctggagtggtgtaaagctcacagccattggactctggagcagtggaaacgagttctctggagtgatgaatcacgcttcaccatctggcagtccaacggataaatctgggtttggcagatgccaggagaacgctacctgccccaatacctAATGcaaactataaagtttggtgaaggaggaataatggtctggggctgtttttcatggttcaggcaagGCCTCAActgtacagcatacaatgacattctagacgattctgtgcttccaactttgtggcaacagtttggggaaggcctttcctgtttcagcatgacaatgccccgtgcacaaagcaaggtcaatacagaaatggtttgtcgagatcgttgtggaagaacttgactgtcctgcacagagccctgacctcaaccccatcgaacacctttgggatgaattggaatgccgactgagagccaggcctaatcgcccaacatcagtacccgacctcactaatgctcctgtggctgaacggaagcaagtcccctcagtaatgttccaacgtctagtggaaagccttcccagaagagtggaggctgttatagcagcgaaggaCGGACACatgatgcccatgattttggaatgagatgtttgaggagcaggtgtccatatacttttggtgatgtagtgtatGTACCGTATTTCATGAATTTTAGTCAAACGGTCCTCCAACAtctggccaatcagtgtaatgTTGTAAATGTCGGAGCTCTATGGCAAGacacatcattcacccaagtttaaTCAAAGCATGTGACGAACGTACTAACGGACGGAGACCgatccacagtcccctccccgaTTTGGAGGGGTACAATAAGTAGTTGAAGGATCTTTGCCTACCGTCATAGCCTACCTCCTCTGTCAATATCACATTATCATAACCTTCTATCCATGTTGTGAAAATATTGAGAAATTGAGGTTGTCCCTTGATGTTCAATTccttttagatttttttgaaaTTTACATCTCAAATGTTATTCTTGCTGTTATTTACATATCAAAGGTTGATATTTTTTGATGTAATAAAAATCTACTCTGAAGTCTTTCAAATAATTACTGTAGTTTATTCATACAAAATAGACGGAACAACACATCCAGGACAAAGATAGCCTATTTTAgcctattttacctttatttaactaggcaagtcagttaagaacaaattcttatttacaatgatggcctaggatcagtgggttaactgccttgttcaggggcagaacgacagatttttaccttgtcagctcggggattcaatctagcaacctttcggttactggcctaacactctaaccactaggcgacctgcctATAAGACAATTTATGCGGTCCAGAGTTTCCGTACGGAGGGTGGGACGCAATTGCGGAGGCCAAATTAAGTTCTGTACCGCATCGTCCATATTTTGGAACGATGTagagggctctgtatagctccgcaCGCATTTATATGATTGGTTGAAGATAGGTGGGGGCGGTACATTCTGTAgaaacaaactcacttccttgacagcttccttcacaacagctctgtgctgctctgCGAAGTGCAAGaggtatgaatgccctgacttctgcagaggccgcatcgcagtaaatgctgtacggccaCTGCAGACTCCGGAATGACCATAATTTGGCTTTAAATGTTCAATTATATGACATGTCCAAGAAGATGTGCacgaaacattaagaacaccttcctaatattgccctcagaacagccaacatttgtcggggcatggattctacaaggtgttgaaagtgttccacggggatgctggatgttgactccaatgcttggcagctggatgtcctttgggtggtggaccctatatatatatatatatatctctctccccctctcctctttccctatACATTCTCCCTATAGCTCTCAttatatctctccctctatctttatTTCTCGCTCCCTATATTgctccatatctctccctctcctctctttctctccctctcctctctttgtatctctccctcttctctccatctcctctcttcatGTATCTCTCCTTTacatctcttcctctgtctcctctctctctccctatatatatctccctctccccatctctccctttcctccctatatctctctttctctctccctatatcGCTCCTCACCCCCTCTGTGTGCCCCTCTCTAC from Salmo trutta chromosome 16, fSalTru1.1, whole genome shotgun sequence includes these protein-coding regions:
- the LOC115150240 gene encoding zinc finger and SCAN domain-containing protein 31-like isoform X1, which encodes MSKIQLLRVFLNERLTAAAVEIFGAVENTIAEYQEEISRSKEEIQRLRRLLDLAFKPDIKLHIADTQQLTLPVPEDIPPEQQDWSPCQGQEDPEPTQIKEEQEEFGTSQEEEQLEGLKSDIKEFIFTLPCVKSDYDQDPPQPLYLPQTQTMENRERDSLPTKTTEQDIKTEPNGEGYSASEPTSESQPLSAVYPDCSAAQIGNSESDNGVDCGGVLSGLQPLKSKRTPTKKVQSSIKTREASELKVPLRAAHSGERPHRCPVCRKCFLKSSILKAHQRIHTGEKPYFCNVCGKCFSQKGTLTEHMRIHTGEKPYQCKDCGKCFSRMRNLAGHMRIHTGEKPYKCSDCGKCFSQKICLKDHMMTHTGERSYISPLVPSNPCNISRSPQPAWCSTFPSSPMSPHSSAHSTGFQSKLTSSLRPWCLPTEQEEDLPLPNFRLWSNSTPQPKHSVLPPLVSWPSHPYRRAAPAQPSPSSSLSWHPNGGTSFPLSSVQQSPSPKTSETLLK
- the LOC115150240 gene encoding zinc finger and SCAN domain-containing protein 22-like isoform X2, which encodes MVHRPRVYPSKWEKRCQTDTDTQQLTLPVPEDIPPEQQDWSPCQGQEDPEPTQIKEEQEEFGTSQEEEQLEGLKSDIKEFIFTLPCVKSDYDQDPPQPLYLPQTQTMENRERDSLPTKTTEQDIKTEPNGEGYSASEPTSESQPLSAVYPDCSAAQIGNSESDNGVDCGGVLSGLQPLKSKRTPTKKVQSSIKTREASELKVPLRAAHSGERPHRCPVCRKCFLKSSILKAHQRIHTGEKPYFCNVCGKCFSQKGTLTEHMRIHTGEKPYQCKDCGKCFSRMRNLAGHMRIHTGEKPYKCSDCGKCFSQKICLKDHMMTHTGERSYISPLVPSNPCNISRSPQPAWCSTFPSSPMSPHSSAHSTGFQSKLTSSLRPWCLPTEQEEDLPLPNFRLWSNSTPQPKHSVLPPLVSWPSHPYRRAAPAQPSPSSSLSWHPNGGTSFPLSSVQQSPSPKTSETLLK